The following proteins come from a genomic window of Chloracidobacterium sp.:
- a CDS encoding DsbA family protein has product MVTERNFSTSVFAFLLLLLSLMGLNGITIGQSPRLTEASVRDVTPAIASGPQGSEKERIEGIIREYLLKNPSIIREAMQALQAQEARERAERSANLMKELRKEILFDADSPIGGNATGDVSIVVFFDYNCGYCKTTLPQLQALTQRDPLVRIVFKEFPILGPQSWLAARAALAASRQGKYVEFHNALMTSVRTDEDTIKSISNTLGIDYSKLQKDMSDPQINEQITRNQRLAGSLDINGTPAYIIGDQIFPGAIDAESLTRFVTIERKNSKDPIAAKSAVGNR; this is encoded by the coding sequence ATGGTAACCGAGAGAAATTTTTCAACCAGTGTTTTCGCCTTTTTACTGCTGCTCTTAAGTCTTATGGGCTTGAACGGCATTACTATCGGTCAATCGCCTCGACTGACCGAAGCCTCTGTCCGAGACGTAACGCCCGCGATAGCGAGCGGACCACAAGGGTCAGAAAAAGAAAGGATCGAAGGTATCATTCGCGAATATCTGCTCAAAAATCCCTCGATCATTAGAGAAGCAATGCAAGCCCTGCAGGCACAAGAAGCAAGGGAGCGGGCTGAGCGGTCGGCAAATCTAATGAAGGAACTCCGAAAAGAGATACTTTTCGACGCCGATTCGCCTATCGGCGGAAACGCGACCGGGGACGTGTCGATCGTAGTCTTTTTTGATTACAACTGCGGATACTGCAAAACGACACTTCCTCAACTTCAGGCTCTTACCCAAAGAGATCCGTTGGTTCGAATAGTTTTTAAGGAATTTCCTATCCTGGGTCCGCAGTCTTGGCTGGCTGCAAGGGCTGCCCTCGCCGCCTCGCGGCAGGGAAAATACGTCGAATTTCACAATGCTCTGATGACGTCTGTAAGGACAGACGAGGACACGATCAAGAGTATCTCCAACACCCTTGGGATCGACTATTCCAAACTACAAAAGGACATGTCCGATCCACAAATCAACGAACAGATCACCCGCAACCAGCGGCTTGCGGGATCTCTCGATATCAACGGGACGCCGGCTTACATAATCGGAGATCAGATATTTCCGGGGGCGATCGACGCGGAATCCCTCACCAGATTCGTAACGATCGAACGCAAAAATTCGAAAGATCCTATCGCTGCGAAAAGTGCCGTTGGCAATCGGTAA